The stretch of DNA GCTTGTTTCAGATCATGATCCCGCTTCTCCTCCCCATCATCAGTATCGCCGCCCTCTTCGGGGTGGTCTTTACCTTTACCGATATGGTCGTCGTATATGTGCTCACCCAGGGCGGCCCGATCCACAGCACTCAAGTCTTGGCCAGTTGGGCCTTCTTTAAGGGCATTGAGGCGGGAGACCTAGCCCAGGGCTCGGCGATCGCCATCTTTCTATTCCCCGTGATGGCGGCCATGGCAATTTTCATGCTACGACTGGCCCGACGGACGGAGGTTGCCTGATGTCGCGCATAAAGCGAGTAGGGGCACGTATCTCGCTCTACAGCGTCGTGACCTTCTTTGCCATCTTTTGCGCGTTCCCCTTCTTCTGGATGCTCATCACCACATTCAAGCCCGCACATGACCTCTATACCCTGGAGAACAACCCCTTCCTCTTCAACGAGCCCCCTACGCTGGAACACCTGCACCATCTCTTTTTCGACACATTGTTTGTCAAATATCTCTTCAACACTTTTTTCGTCGGGGTCGTGGTGGTGGGCATCACCCTGCTCGTGGCCGTCCCTGCCGCCTACAGCCTCGCGCGCTGGGCGGGGCGGTGGGGCGAAGGTATGGGCATCGCCATCTTTCTCACCTATTTGGTGCCCCCCACCCTGCTCTTCATCCCGCTTTCCCGGCTCATCGGCATCCTCGGGCTCCAGGAATCCCTGTGGTCCTTAATACTCATCTATCCCACCTTCACCATTCCCTTCTGTACCTGGCTCTTGATGGGCTTCTTCAAGTCTATCCCCCGCGACATCGAGGAGCAGGCCCTGATCGACGGCCACAGCCGCCTGGGGGCGATGCTGAAGATCGTACTCCCGCTTTCCACCGCCGGGATCCTGACCGTCGTGGTCTTTACCTTTACCCTGACGATGCATGAGTTCATCTACGCCCTGGCCTTCATCTCAAGCTCAGCCTTAAAGACTGTCAGCATCGGGGTGCCGACGGAGCTCATCGGGGAGTTCTTCGAGTGGGGCCCGCTGATGGCCGGAGCCCTAATCCCGAGCATCCCCGTGGCCCTCCTGTACACATTCTTCCTCGACAGGTTCATCGCCGGCTTTACCGTCGGCGCGGTCAAGGGCTGAGGTATTCTCCCTCAAAAATATTTCCACCTGGGCTGCGTGTCCGGGAAGTCGCTCATCCAGGACAACCCCATCCAGCAGGTGGAATAGTCACCTTGTTTGTTTTTCTTGATTAAGGGGAAGAATCCACGGCGCCGGTGGCCAAAGCCGGCGCTTCAATTTTACAAGATTCACGTTGGGGTCGATCAAAAGCTGAGGAGGCCTTCCATTCAGTGTAACCAGCGCACGGGCTTTCACTTCAACGTCAGGATAACCTTTTTCTTTGTAGAGCTCAGCTAGATAGTGAGCAAACTGCAAGATCATGTCTGGGCTGGCAGCCATAGTGAGGTATTGATTTCGCGTTAACAAACTATTAACAATTTTTTCGGGCGGATATTCCTGTTTTTGATGGCTCTTGGCATCCGTCACATAAAAAATGCCTAAGCTTTCATTTTCATCAAGCTTCATATTCCAAGAAAAACGATAACCCTCTTCAGTCCAACTTGAGTAACCTGGGTAAAGGACTTGTCTGAACGGCACGAGCAGCTGGATTGCTAAATACACCATGAGAAAACATATTGTTAATCCCCGATAGGATGGGAACAATTCCGGGGTGGGCGTCACTTCTGCTTCAAGATCCAATTCTTTCCGTCGAACGGTCGCCATTAATCGACGCGGCCAGCTTGGGGGGAAGAATATTAGGGTGGCCGGTATCATCAGCCACGGGAAAATTCCAATATTAAAAATATAGGCGTTCGTTAAATGAAACATTGCAGATGCGATGAATGCTATTGCCCTCGTTTTGCGAAAGAGCAAAAGCGGAACAATCAATAAATCGAAGCCCAGCCCACCATAGCTAAAGAGATAAACTACCCATTCTTCCGTGAGGAATTGGCCCAGCAGGGGAGTGCTTGTAAGCTCCGCCAGCCATGTCCTCATTGG from Nitrospinota bacterium encodes:
- a CDS encoding carbohydrate ABC transporter permease, with amino-acid sequence MSRIKRVGARISLYSVVTFFAIFCAFPFFWMLITTFKPAHDLYTLENNPFLFNEPPTLEHLHHLFFDTLFVKYLFNTFFVGVVVVGITLLVAVPAAYSLARWAGRWGEGMGIAIFLTYLVPPTLLFIPLSRLIGILGLQESLWSLILIYPTFTIPFCTWLLMGFFKSIPRDIEEQALIDGHSRLGAMLKIVLPLSTAGILTVVVFTFTLTMHEFIYALAFISSSALKTVSIGVPTELIGEFFEWGPLMAGALIPSIPVALLYTFFLDRFIAGFTVGAVKG
- a CDS encoding HTTM domain-containing protein, yielding MGTIAPYMQIKSILKKSGKLFEPVDIASLVFFRVVFGLVMLWEATRLWRAAEGYFLRPIFQFKYYGFGWVHVLPGDGIYYLIALLGILASLITLGFFHRIAATLFFVGITYIFLLDKTYYLNHMYLVSILSFLLILIPCHRSFSLDALINPKLRSQFVPAWSLWVLRAQIGIPYFYGGLAKLNPDWLRGEPMRTWLAELTSTPLLGQFLTEEWVVYLFSYGGLGFDLLIVPLLLFRKTRAIAFIASAMFHLTNAYIFNIGIFPWLMIPATLIFFPPSWPRRLMATVRRKELDLEAEVTPTPELFPSYRGLTICFLMVYLAIQLLVPFRQVLYPGYSSWTEEGYRFSWNMKLDENESLGIFYVTDAKSHQKQEYPPEKIVNSLLTRNQYLTMAASPDMILQFAHYLAELYKEKGYPDVEVKARALVTLNGRPPQLLIDPNVNLVKLKRRLWPPAPWILPLNQEKQTR